The following proteins are encoded in a genomic region of Pirellulales bacterium:
- a CDS encoding BMC domain-containing protein — MQSAIGLVETKGLVALVEATDAMAKAANVQIVKRVSIGGGLVTTVVSGDVGSVRAAVEAGSAAAQHVGDLVSSHVIPRPAEGLTAAYLS; from the coding sequence ATGCAAAGTGCAATCGGGTTAGTCGAAACCAAAGGGTTGGTGGCGCTGGTCGAAGCCACCGATGCCATGGCCAAAGCGGCCAATGTGCAAATTGTGAAGCGGGTTTCCATTGGCGGCGGCCTGGTAACCACCGTGGTTTCCGGCGACGTGGGGAGCGTGCGGGCGGCGGTTGAAGCCGGCTCGGCGGCGGCCCAGCACGTGGGCGATTTGGTCAGCAGCCACGTGATTCCCCGCCCGGCGGAAGGACTGACGGCCGCCTATTTGTCCTGA